One part of the Paenibacillus silvisoli genome encodes these proteins:
- a CDS encoding DNA cytosine methyltransferase: MRQLLRELIVDNFAGGGGASTGIELAIGRSVDVAINHDPAAIAMHEMNHPDTKHYCESVWDVDPREATSGQPVALCWLSPDCKHFSKAKGSVPVSKKIRGLAWVALRWAATVRPRVIMLENVEEFQTWGPLRKDGYPDKKQKGRTFRSFVNALRYCGYDVEWRELTACDYGAPTSRTRLFLIARSDGKPIVWPRQSHGDPIGLPVQAKRLKPWRPAAEVIDWSIPCPSIFERTKPLAPNTMRRIARGLKKFIINNTNPFIAPVKIEEINDNSQLVAAFLAQYHSETANHDARGQTLDRPLLTLDTSNRYALVTSHLVKLKGSNIGQPATAPMQTITAGGTHFGEVRAFLISYYGASVGSELADPLHTITTVDRFGLVMVHGTPYQIVDIGMRMLEPHELYAAQGFPKEYIIDRYPNGAPVPKKVQVGRCGNSVSPPPATALVRGNLPEMCTVERPYKAEYQYEMQFQ, translated from the coding sequence ATGAGGCAATTACTTCGGGAACTGATCGTCGACAATTTTGCCGGCGGGGGCGGGGCGAGCACTGGTATTGAGCTCGCAATCGGGCGCAGCGTAGACGTCGCCATTAACCACGATCCGGCAGCGATCGCCATGCACGAGATGAACCATCCCGACACGAAACATTATTGTGAAAGTGTGTGGGATGTGGATCCGAGAGAGGCAACCTCCGGCCAGCCGGTCGCACTATGTTGGCTCTCCCCGGATTGCAAACATTTTAGTAAGGCTAAAGGCAGTGTGCCGGTATCGAAGAAGATCCGCGGGCTCGCATGGGTTGCCCTCCGATGGGCGGCGACGGTCCGGCCGCGAGTCATCATGTTGGAGAATGTTGAGGAGTTTCAAACTTGGGGGCCGCTCAGAAAAGACGGGTATCCAGACAAAAAGCAGAAGGGCCGGACGTTCCGGAGCTTCGTCAACGCCCTCCGGTACTGCGGATACGACGTCGAATGGCGGGAGCTTACGGCGTGCGATTACGGTGCGCCGACAAGCCGGACACGGTTGTTCCTGATCGCCCGAAGCGATGGCAAACCAATTGTATGGCCTCGGCAGTCGCACGGCGACCCTATAGGACTTCCGGTGCAAGCGAAGCGGCTGAAGCCGTGGCGGCCGGCGGCGGAAGTTATTGACTGGTCCATTCCGTGCCCTTCGATCTTCGAACGAACGAAGCCGTTGGCGCCGAATACCATGCGCCGTATCGCCCGGGGCTTGAAGAAGTTCATCATCAACAACACGAATCCGTTCATCGCTCCGGTCAAGATAGAAGAGATCAATGATAACTCCCAGCTGGTGGCCGCGTTCCTGGCTCAGTATCACAGTGAGACGGCTAACCACGACGCAAGAGGGCAGACGCTGGATCGACCACTGCTCACGCTCGACACGTCGAACAGGTACGCTCTGGTCACGTCGCACCTCGTAAAGCTGAAGGGCTCCAACATCGGGCAACCGGCGACGGCACCGATGCAGACGATTACGGCAGGTGGGACCCACTTCGGCGAGGTTCGGGCGTTCCTGATCTCCTACTACGGGGCGTCGGTCGGCAGTGAGCTGGCAGATCCGCTCCACACTATTACGACAGTCGACCGGTTCGGACTCGTCATGGTCCACGGTACACCATACCAAATCGTTGATATCGGTATGCGGATGCTGGAACCGCACGAGCTGTACGCAGCGCAAGGCTTCCCGAAGGAATACATCATCGACCGCTATCCAAACGGCGCACCGGTACCCAAGAAGGTGCAAGTAGGCCGCTGTGGAAACTCCGTATCTCCGCCGCCAGCCACAGCCTTGGTCCGCGGAAATCTTCCGGAAATGTGCACGGTTGAACGACCATACAAGGCGGAATATCAGTATGAGATGCAATTTCAATAA
- a CDS encoding tyrosine-type recombinase/integrase, giving the protein MNFVQPIRDPVVIEGIKVYLKVRSLRNYLFFCFGIYSGLRVSDLRLLKAGMVRGTHVNMKEQKNKHRKRFIIHPGIKDELDRYIADMHDDDFLFPSRQAKKKTRLRDQPFDRSTAYKMLNQAARKFDLREIGCHTMRKTWGYQLYMQDPRNLALLMEMYGHSDPAITLRYIGVTQDMMDAAIMRLGAPQIAMSRTHFQ; this is encoded by the coding sequence GTGAACTTTGTTCAACCTATTCGCGATCCTGTAGTCATTGAGGGAATAAAAGTTTATCTGAAGGTACGGAGCCTCAGGAATTACTTGTTCTTCTGCTTCGGCATATACAGCGGTCTTAGGGTGAGCGATTTGCGCTTACTGAAGGCAGGCATGGTCCGTGGAACCCATGTGAACATGAAGGAACAAAAGAACAAGCACAGGAAGAGATTTATCATTCATCCGGGTATCAAGGATGAGCTCGATCGCTATATTGCCGATATGCACGATGACGACTTTCTCTTCCCGAGCAGGCAAGCAAAGAAGAAGACCAGGCTTCGAGATCAGCCTTTTGACAGAAGCACAGCCTATAAAATGCTTAACCAAGCAGCACGAAAATTTGATCTTCGGGAGATCGGGTGCCATACAATGCGGAAGACGTGGGGCTACCAGTTGTATATGCAAGATCCGAGGAACCTAGCGTTACTAATGGAAATGTACGGACATAGCGATCCGGCCATCACATTACGCTATATCGGCGTCACTCAGGATATGATGGACGCTGCCATCATGCGCTTGGGTGCTCCACAAATAGCTATGAGTCGCACTCATTTTCAGTAA
- the terS gene encoding phage terminase small subunit — protein sequence MSRERSPLRKRALKLWLDSNRTLKPSAIARALGTSSEQIRKWKFVDKWDELPQGPRRPGAPKGSKNALGNKGGAPRRNENAVKHGDYVTIWDDTLESLERELFFEVDTDPIGQLNNEIRFLDLRIRRALQLRAKALEGWGGDTVQSTSEFVRKKILGEIPEFDAEGNLTMAPVFEPVFMEVERKAKKHPVFERVLSIEEALIRMQDRKAKLIDMKLKLSTKALAEEEAALRIKKQQLEIKNMEEQAW from the coding sequence ATGTCGAGAGAGCGCAGTCCTTTGCGTAAGCGAGCTCTAAAGCTGTGGTTAGACAGTAACCGCACTCTTAAACCATCGGCGATTGCACGGGCACTTGGGACGTCTAGCGAGCAAATTCGGAAATGGAAATTCGTCGACAAGTGGGACGAGCTGCCACAAGGGCCGCGGCGACCAGGTGCACCCAAAGGAAGCAAGAATGCTCTTGGTAATAAGGGGGGCGCACCAAGACGAAATGAGAATGCTGTAAAGCATGGCGACTATGTAACTATATGGGACGACACGTTGGAATCTCTTGAACGCGAGTTGTTCTTTGAGGTTGATACGGACCCAATCGGCCAGCTGAATAACGAGATTCGCTTCCTTGATCTGCGCATCCGACGAGCTCTACAGCTGCGGGCGAAAGCGCTCGAAGGTTGGGGCGGGGATACCGTACAGTCGACGAGCGAGTTCGTCCGGAAAAAGATACTCGGGGAGATTCCGGAGTTCGATGCTGAAGGCAATCTGACCATGGCTCCAGTATTTGAACCGGTATTCATGGAAGTAGAGCGAAAAGCTAAGAAGCATCCTGTGTTCGAGCGTGTGCTCTCTATCGAAGAGGCTTTGATCCGCATGCAGGATAGGAAAGCCAAACTGATCGATATGAAGCTGAAACTAAGCACCAAGGCGTTGGCTGAAGAAGAGGCTGCACTTCGAATCAAGAAGCAGCAGCTCGAAATAAAAAACATGGAAGAACAGGCGTGGTGA
- a CDS encoding AAA family ATPase has translation MARHSILHTFYSSTKWRSFRHGLILERGAKCEHCGEPITRPIDIIGHHKVELTPENVHDYNISLNPAMVELICYDCHNKEHKRFGYQGSKEVYLVYGPPMSGKSTHVHQNLKRGDLVVNMDRLYQALSGLPSYDKPDSLFGNVMAVYHVLVDNIRTRLGKWGTAWVVGGYADKFKRERLAEDLGAELVYCEMSIEECMQRLEADEDRRHRQEEWRKYIEKWFETFRQ, from the coding sequence ATGGCAAGGCATTCGATTCTTCACACTTTCTACTCGTCGACCAAGTGGCGCAGCTTTAGGCACGGGCTGATTTTGGAGCGCGGCGCAAAGTGCGAACATTGCGGGGAACCGATCACTCGACCTATTGATATCATTGGACATCACAAAGTAGAGCTGACGCCGGAGAACGTGCATGACTACAATATCAGCCTGAATCCAGCGATGGTGGAGCTGATCTGCTATGACTGCCACAACAAAGAGCATAAGCGATTTGGGTACCAAGGCAGCAAGGAGGTCTACTTGGTCTACGGTCCACCAATGTCCGGTAAATCGACTCATGTTCATCAGAACTTGAAGCGCGGCGATCTGGTGGTCAATATGGATCGGTTGTATCAAGCGTTGTCTGGCCTGCCGAGCTACGACAAACCAGACTCTTTGTTCGGTAATGTAATGGCCGTTTATCATGTGCTTGTCGATAATATTCGAACGAGACTGGGTAAATGGGGGACGGCTTGGGTGGTCGGCGGATACGCTGATAAGTTCAAGCGCGAGCGGCTGGCTGAGGATTTAGGCGCTGAGCTGGTGTATTGCGAGATGAGTATCGAGGAGTGCATGCAAAGGCTAGAGGCAGATGAGGATCGGCGGCATCGGCAGGAAGAATGGAGGAAGTACATTGAAAAATGGTTTGAAACTTTCCGTCAATAA
- a CDS encoding terminase large subunit, with amino-acid sequence MTTDAFAHSYLLEYMAKCRSGEIIVGQELLQMFDILDQHLADPNIRFETADGHKRINFIEKQCKHYEAPFSGKPFILMLFQKAFIETIYSFKIYDEEVGRWVRLYQDVLYLVGRKNGKTPLVSAQNLSEYFCGPEGIKILCSSNDYEQADLMFQAINAMREESPALERVTRVNIKGIFFGHRKKVTRKGKFSYRNKGSIRKISAKTGAKEGRNIGVGSVDEVHEMKDNTSVMPIRQALSTQDEPLYFELTTEGFTNDGYLDGRMKEARQVLNGELERPRWLIWLYTQDSEREVWQDEKTWVKSNPGLGTIKKWSFLRRMIEEARSNQEMRSFVLAKDFNIKQNNAAAWLTDEDMTSDDVFNIEEFRGAFAIGGVDLSKSGDLASARVLLMKNGKKHTFQRYFIPESKIGSLSKEDKDKFLEWIAKDLVTISDGNENDFRHVTAWFVRLFKDYGIRCFKVGYDKWSAIYWVKEMEEHGFDMVRISQDWGSLSEPMKLVKTDLQSKLINYNKHPIDRWCLENTAREMNGKMEIRPVKIQGKDDKKIDGTLTMIFVYKVYMDNRTEFLQLVNGR; translated from the coding sequence ATGACGACAGACGCATTTGCTCACTCGTACTTGCTGGAGTATATGGCGAAATGCCGATCGGGTGAGATTATTGTCGGGCAGGAGCTGCTTCAGATGTTCGACATTCTGGACCAGCATTTGGCCGACCCGAACATCCGATTCGAGACGGCAGATGGCCACAAAAGGATTAACTTTATCGAGAAGCAATGCAAGCATTACGAAGCTCCCTTCTCGGGCAAGCCTTTCATACTCATGCTTTTTCAGAAAGCGTTCATCGAAACGATCTATTCGTTCAAGATTTACGACGAGGAAGTAGGCCGGTGGGTGCGGTTGTACCAAGACGTGCTCTACCTGGTCGGCCGGAAAAATGGCAAAACGCCACTGGTTAGCGCCCAGAACCTTTCGGAATATTTTTGTGGACCGGAAGGCATCAAAATTCTTTGTTCGAGCAACGACTACGAGCAGGCGGATCTGATGTTCCAGGCGATCAATGCCATGCGCGAGGAAAGCCCGGCTTTAGAGAGGGTTACGCGGGTCAATATCAAAGGCATCTTCTTTGGCCACCGAAAGAAAGTCACCCGGAAGGGGAAGTTCAGCTACCGTAATAAAGGCAGCATTCGGAAGATATCGGCCAAGACCGGCGCGAAGGAAGGGCGTAACATCGGGGTCGGTTCTGTCGACGAAGTACACGAGATGAAAGATAATACGTCGGTCATGCCGATCCGTCAGGCTCTATCCACTCAGGACGAGCCTCTTTATTTTGAGCTGACAACCGAAGGGTTTACCAATGACGGCTATTTAGACGGCAGGATGAAAGAAGCTCGTCAGGTGTTGAACGGAGAGCTTGAGCGCCCGCGTTGGCTGATCTGGCTGTACACACAAGACAGTGAGCGGGAAGTTTGGCAAGACGAGAAAACATGGGTTAAGAGCAATCCCGGCCTTGGTACGATTAAGAAGTGGAGCTTCCTGCGTCGAATGATCGAGGAGGCGCGTTCGAATCAGGAGATGCGTTCGTTTGTTCTGGCAAAAGACTTCAACATCAAGCAGAACAATGCAGCAGCTTGGCTGACTGATGAAGACATGACAAGCGATGACGTGTTCAACATCGAGGAGTTTCGCGGCGCTTTCGCAATCGGGGGCGTGGACTTATCGAAGTCCGGTGACTTGGCGTCTGCCCGCGTTCTGCTGATGAAAAATGGCAAGAAGCATACCTTCCAGCGCTACTTTATCCCGGAGTCCAAGATAGGTTCGCTATCCAAAGAAGATAAAGACAAGTTCCTTGAATGGATCGCCAAGGACTTGGTCACGATCTCCGATGGAAATGAGAACGACTTCCGCCATGTTACGGCGTGGTTCGTCCGCCTCTTCAAGGACTACGGCATTCGGTGCTTCAAGGTGGGGTATGACAAATGGTCGGCCATCTATTGGGTGAAGGAGATGGAAGAGCACGGCTTTGACATGGTCCGGATCAGTCAGGATTGGGGCAGCCTCAGCGAGCCGATGAAGCTTGTCAAAACGGATTTGCAAAGCAAGCTCATCAATTACAACAAGCATCCTATCGACCGCTGGTGCCTTGAAAATACAGCCCGAGAGATGAACGGCAAGATGGAGATCCGGCCTGTGAAGATACAGGGCAAGGACGATAAGAAAATTGACGGCACGCTGACAATGATCTTTGTCTACAAGGTCTACATGGACAACCGGACAGAGTTTTTGCAGCTCGTTAACGGCAGGTGA
- a CDS encoding phage portal protein produces the protein MALIESLKGLVWKGKATRHAKMLNGYLPIFSQFGQDIYASDVVQNCVNAIATEISKLQPKHIRTDGNGMQSTPIGPLNRLFKFAPNNLMTTREFLEKIVWLLYKNENAFVLPVYDVTNDGNGLEKRIYRAMYPLNPNRVEFLNEEGTGVLLIKLYFSSGADFTIPYADIIHIRKKFGLNDIMGGDANGQPDNAALLKVLQINDVVLQGLEKGVKTSMSIRGILKINTMTDTEGQQTERKRLEKAIEDGTAGIVAMDLKGDYVPLNVDPKLLDKDTLNFLDSKILRWYGVSLAIISGDYTDEQYQAFYEKVLEPIVIGLSQAFSVKIFSTRELDVGNEIVFYGKDMMYLSTNAKINLLKITGEQGLLTDNQKLALIGYPPIEGGDRRTQSLNYIDTKLINAYQMSTKNKTAKGDDDAG, from the coding sequence ATGGCATTAATCGAGAGCCTGAAGGGGCTTGTCTGGAAAGGAAAGGCCACAAGACATGCGAAGATGCTGAATGGCTACCTCCCGATCTTCAGTCAATTCGGGCAAGACATCTACGCGTCAGACGTGGTGCAAAACTGCGTCAATGCAATCGCAACAGAAATAAGCAAGCTGCAGCCGAAACATATCCGGACGGATGGCAACGGCATGCAGTCCACGCCGATCGGGCCGCTGAACCGGCTGTTCAAATTTGCGCCGAACAATCTGATGACTACTCGCGAATTTTTGGAGAAGATCGTTTGGCTGCTCTACAAAAACGAGAATGCGTTTGTATTGCCGGTATATGACGTCACGAATGATGGGAACGGCTTAGAAAAGCGCATTTATCGTGCAATGTATCCGCTAAATCCGAATCGAGTGGAGTTCCTGAACGAAGAGGGAACTGGCGTGCTCCTGATTAAGCTGTATTTCAGTTCCGGAGCAGATTTCACAATACCATACGCGGATATCATTCATATCCGGAAGAAGTTCGGGCTGAACGACATCATGGGCGGCGATGCGAATGGCCAGCCGGACAACGCTGCGTTGCTAAAGGTGCTTCAGATTAATGACGTCGTGCTGCAGGGATTGGAGAAAGGCGTCAAGACGAGCATGTCAATTCGAGGTATCCTGAAAATTAATACAATGACGGATACCGAAGGACAGCAGACGGAACGCAAGCGTCTGGAAAAAGCTATTGAGGATGGAACGGCCGGGATTGTCGCCATGGACTTGAAAGGCGACTACGTGCCGCTGAATGTCGATCCCAAGCTGCTGGACAAAGATACGCTGAATTTCCTCGATAGCAAAATTCTGCGGTGGTATGGTGTCTCGCTGGCGATTATCTCCGGCGATTATACGGACGAACAGTACCAGGCTTTTTATGAGAAGGTACTGGAACCGATCGTCATCGGTCTCAGTCAAGCTTTCAGCGTGAAGATCTTTTCGACCCGCGAGCTCGATGTCGGCAATGAGATCGTCTTCTACGGCAAGGACATGATGTACCTGTCGACCAATGCGAAGATCAACCTTCTTAAGATTACAGGTGAGCAAGGGTTGCTGACCGATAATCAGAAGCTTGCGCTGATCGGTTATCCGCCTATTGAAGGCGGCGACCGGCGAACGCAATCGCTGAACTACATCGACACGAAGCTGATCAACGCTTATCAGATGTCGACCAAAAATAAAACGGCAAAGGGGGATGACGATGCCGGATAA
- a CDS encoding HK97 family phage prohead protease, producing MPDKHKLPNGAVKRSFGIADMRAVDDGTYIEGHAAVYNQKTAIGDWFYEVIERGAFDQCNFDDVLFCVNHDLQKIPLARSRRNNANSTMQLRMDEAGLYIRANLDIENNTESKSLYSAVTRQDIDGMSFIFFIGEEKWEDLDTKMPTRRILKINRVIEVSAVNFPAYSGTDINARDQSALDNAMTALENARSQLDNSAAELEVERLKNQILIKG from the coding sequence ATGCCGGATAAACACAAGTTGCCGAATGGAGCGGTGAAGCGAAGTTTTGGAATCGCGGATATGCGGGCGGTCGACGATGGCACGTACATTGAGGGCCATGCAGCCGTCTATAACCAGAAAACGGCGATCGGCGATTGGTTCTATGAAGTGATCGAGCGCGGCGCGTTCGATCAGTGTAATTTTGATGACGTTCTATTTTGCGTCAATCACGATTTGCAGAAGATTCCGCTTGCCCGGAGCCGACGAAATAATGCGAATTCTACGATGCAGCTCAGAATGGACGAAGCGGGCCTTTATATCCGCGCCAATCTGGATATCGAGAATAACACGGAGTCCAAGTCCTTATATAGCGCAGTAACCCGACAAGACATCGATGGGATGTCTTTTATTTTTTTCATCGGGGAAGAGAAGTGGGAGGATTTGGACACGAAGATGCCTACACGACGCATCTTGAAAATTAATCGTGTCATCGAAGTCAGCGCTGTCAATTTCCCGGCTTATTCGGGAACTGACATAAATGCTCGCGACCAAAGCGCGTTGGATAACGCCATGACGGCATTGGAGAATGCCCGGTCCCAGTTGGATAACTCGGCAGCCGAGCTGGAAGTAGAACGCCTCAAAAACCAAATTCTAATTAAAGGATGA